In Brienomyrus brachyistius isolate T26 chromosome 3, BBRACH_0.4, whole genome shotgun sequence, the following proteins share a genomic window:
- the metap2a gene encoding methionine aminopeptidase 2: protein MADVVQQLEVKPEQEKLLNGNAELDEREDADPSEETAKKKKKKKKKNKPATQSEEASGTGRVAASSEADGVGIAGGVSSVTKQLEKQVIEDKEREEDGEDDVEEGENSAGKKKKKKKKKRGPKGQTDPPSIPICELYPSGVYPKGQECEYPSTQDGRTAAWRMTSEEKKVLDKANEEVWNDFRQAAEAHRQVRQYVMSWIKPGLTMIEICEKLEDCSRKLIKEKGLSAGLAFPTGCSLNNCAAHYTPNAGDATVLQYDDVCKIDFGTHINGRIIDCAFTVTFNPKYDKLLEAVKDATNTGIKCAGIDVRLCDVGEQIQEVMESYEVDIDGKTYQVKPIRNLNGHSIGQYRIHAGKTVPIVKGGEATRMEEGEVYAIETFGSTGKGVVHDDMECSHYMKNFDVGHVPIRLPRAKHLLNVINENFGTLAFCRRWLDRLGESKYLMALKNLCDLGIVDPYPPLCDTKGCYTAQFEHTILLRPTCKEVVSRGDDY from the exons ATGGCGGATGTGGTGCAGCAATTGGAGGTGAAGCCCGAGCAGGAGAAGCTTCTCAACGGGAACGCGGAGCTCGACGAAAGAGAAGACGCGGACCCTTCGGAAGAGACggcaaagaagaagaagaaaaagaagaagaaaaacaagCCGGCGACCCAAAGTGAGGAGGCCTCAGGGACAGGCCGCGTTG CCGCAAGCAGTGAGGCAGATGGTGTAGGCATTGCCGGGGGAGTGAGCAGCGTGACCAAGCAGCTGGAGAAGCAAGTCATCGAGGACAAGGAGAGGGAGGAGGACGGCGAGGATG ATGTAGAAGAAGGAGAGAACTCTGctgggaagaagaagaagaaaaagaaaaagaagagaGGAC CCAAAGGACAGACCGACCCTCCTTCTATCCCCATCTGCGAGCTCTACCCCAGTGGAGTTTACCCAAAGGGGCAGGAATGTGAATATCCCTCGACACAGGATGG GCGTACCGCGGCATGGCGAATGACCAGCGAGGAGAAGAAGGTCCTGGACAAGGCCAATGAGGAGGTGTGGAACGACTTCAGGCAGGCGGCCGAGGCCCACCGGCAAGTTCGGCAGTATGTCATGAGCTGGATTAAGCCTGGGTTGACCATGATCGAGATCTG TGAGAAACTGGAGGACTGCTCTCGGAAGCTGATAAAGGAGAAAGGGCTCAGTGCCGGCTTGGCGTTCCCCACTGGCTGCTCCCTAAACAACTGCGCCGCCCACTATACCCCCAATGCTGGCGACGCCACCGTGCTGCAGTACGACGACGTCTGCAAGATCGATTTCGGCACGCACATCAACG GTCGGATCATTGACTGTGCCTTTACTGTCACCTTCAACCCAAAGTATGATAAGCTGCTGGAAGCTGTGAAAGATGCCACCAATACTGGAATTAAG TGTGCTGGGATCGACGTTCGCCTCTGTGACGTCGGCGAACAGATACAGGAGGTCATGGAGTCATACGAAGTGGATATCGACGGCAAAACCTACCAAG TGAAGCCCATTCGGAATCTCAATGGCCACTCCATCGGACAGTATAGGATACACGCCGGCAAGACTGTCCCCATTGTCAAGGGTGGAGAGGCCACAAGGATGGAG GAGGGGGAGGTTTATGCCATCGAGACGTTCGGAAGCACAGGCAAGGGCGTAGTGCATGACGACATGGAATGCTCCCATTACATGAAGAATTTCGACGTCGGGCACGTTCCAATCAG ACTCCCAAGGGCTAAGCACCTGCTTAACGTGATCAACGAGAACTTTGGCACGCTGGCCTTCTGCCGGCGCTGGCTGGATCGCCTCGGAGAGAGCAAATACCTGATGGCTTTGAAGAACCTGTGTGACCTGGGCATCGTGGACCCGTACCCCCCACTGTGCGACACCAAGGGCTGCTACACGGCGCAGTTTGAGCACACTATCCTACTCCGGCCCACCTGCAAGGAGGTGGTCAGCCGGGGAGACGACTACTGA